One region of Streptomyces sp. NBC_00442 genomic DNA includes:
- a CDS encoding phosphatase PAP2 family protein, which yields MLAALRRPRAVLWTAATVVALAFLVMLEVAARHYGMPGPITNQAREVIFAPKSGPLLYAGMALMMVVLPWRQRYIAIGAAVGIDLVFLLVRWLVDAKMMFGNGALWVILACAVIAVTRRTGAERVLLLKGVGLGLLLVAGRKTGDTWLLITSKTRPTVLDQYVATADHALGNPSWLAGRIVEATGTVGSHILDYVYIQLAVAAVVVALYQLRHVARDRRFPAHHLVRTFLVIGLLGPAIYMIFPVVGPIFAYGTDGGHWALANLWPHTAPTIAAPHHMPFDEHTPRNCMPSLHTAWATAIFLHSRKGPRALRIGGALWLLATLGATLGFGYHYGTDIIAGVVFTLTVEAGLRALAFGWDRPAVQLVVHGAGVFTALLVAYRYLPLQMAQHPWIFGPLMLLAVASVVHRYIRTVKQWEPVAVPVRKPQPQPQPELV from the coding sequence ATGCTCGCCGCTCTGCGTCGACCACGCGCGGTCCTGTGGACCGCGGCAACTGTGGTGGCCCTCGCGTTTCTCGTCATGCTGGAGGTCGCCGCACGCCACTACGGCATGCCGGGGCCCATCACCAACCAGGCCCGGGAGGTGATCTTCGCCCCCAAGTCGGGTCCGCTGCTCTATGCCGGCATGGCGTTGATGATGGTCGTCCTCCCCTGGCGGCAGCGCTACATCGCGATCGGCGCCGCGGTCGGCATCGATCTGGTGTTCCTGCTGGTGAGATGGCTGGTCGACGCCAAGATGATGTTCGGCAACGGCGCGCTGTGGGTGATCCTGGCCTGTGCGGTGATCGCCGTCACCCGCCGTACCGGCGCCGAGCGCGTCCTGCTGCTCAAGGGGGTGGGGCTCGGGCTGCTGCTCGTCGCCGGCCGCAAGACCGGTGACACCTGGCTGCTGATCACTTCCAAGACCCGGCCGACGGTCCTCGACCAGTACGTGGCCACCGCCGACCACGCCCTGGGCAACCCGTCCTGGCTGGCCGGCCGCATCGTCGAGGCCACCGGAACCGTGGGCTCCCACATCCTCGACTACGTCTACATCCAGCTCGCCGTCGCCGCGGTGGTCGTCGCCCTCTACCAGCTGCGGCACGTGGCCAGGGACCGCCGGTTCCCCGCCCACCACCTGGTCCGCACCTTCCTGGTGATCGGGCTGCTCGGTCCCGCCATCTACATGATCTTCCCGGTCGTCGGACCGATCTTCGCCTACGGCACGGACGGCGGCCACTGGGCGCTGGCCAACCTGTGGCCCCACACCGCGCCCACGATCGCCGCCCCGCACCACATGCCGTTCGACGAGCACACCCCGCGCAACTGCATGCCCAGCCTGCACACCGCTTGGGCCACCGCGATCTTCCTGCACTCCCGCAAGGGCCCCCGCGCCCTGCGGATCGGAGGCGCACTGTGGCTGCTGGCGACCCTCGGCGCCACCCTCGGCTTCGGCTACCACTACGGCACCGACATCATCGCGGGCGTCGTCTTCACCCTCACCGTCGAAGCGGGACTGCGCGCCCTCGCCTTCGGCTGGGACCGTCCGGCCGTCCAGCTCGTCGTGCACGGCGCCGGTGTCTTCACCGCGCTCCTCGTCGCGTACCGCTACCTGCCGCTCCAGATGGCTCAGCACCCGTGGATCTTCGGTCCCCTGATGCTGCTGGCCGTCGCCTCGGTGGTGCACCGCTACATCCGGACCGTCAAGCAGTGGGAACCCGTCGCGGTTCCGGTCCGCAAGCCCCAGCCGCAGCCCCAGCCCGAACTCGTCTGA